DNA sequence from the Oryza brachyantha chromosome 5, ObraRS2, whole genome shotgun sequence genome:
ACGGCGTGCGCACGTACCTTGGGTCCTCTTGGCCCATTCCGCCAGAGCGGCGTCGACGTCGTGTCGCAGTTGGCGCACCGGCGAGgcaggcggccggcgggggccTCCTTGCAGGaagccgcgccggcgccgccgccgtcctgctTGCCGCCGGAGCGCGCCGACGGCAGCCCGCCGCCCACCGGCGGTGTCGTCGTCGCGTGGGCGTAcgcgcccgcctccgcgcgccgCGTGGACGGCGTCCCGAGCGACAGCGTGCAGtccaccgccccgccgccgccgccatacGGCGACAGCCGCcggctctcctcctccgccgcggcggcgccgcactGCCGGTAGTAGTACTGTCCCCCCGCCACGGGGAACAGCAGCGAGAatgccgacgcggcggcggcggcgccaccgcacccgccgccgcagctgccGTACAGCATCCCGCACGTGCACGGCGCCAGCTCCTGCAGCATCTCAACCTCCCCCACCTACAACCACAAGCTACTACAGTCTCGAGCTGCAGTACA
Encoded proteins:
- the LOC121054566 gene encoding GATA transcription factor 15-like — its product is MLQELAPCTCGMLYGSCGGGCGGAAAAASAFSLLFPVAGGQYYYRQCGAAAAEEESRRLSPYGGGGGAVDCTLSLGTPSTRRAEAGAYAHATTTPPVGGGLPSARSGGKQDGGGAGAASCKEAPAGRLPRRCANCDTTSTPLWRNGPRGPKSLCNACGIRYKKEERRAAAAVAPAPPLDTGAGYAYCYPRQPPAPSPQWGCYGQAAAAKSASYAMFGDIVDAADDGPCLSWRLNMMPSSPAFAVGERPGLFQYY